A single window of Castor canadensis chromosome 3, mCasCan1.hap1v2, whole genome shotgun sequence DNA harbors:
- the Znf7 gene encoding zinc finger protein 7 isoform X1, protein MSSHSYVHRIIQPHSSLHQVCEPGRADAHPPSLMEAVTFGDVAVHFSREEWQCLDSGQRALYREVMLENHSSVAGLAGFLVFKPELISRLEQGQEPWVLDLQGAERTETPWTSQTDSTIRSDHEQACEGTDILKLQGPGCGDMSDSEVWPESCPHSPGLRVRGSLFQKHCLNERTMAPKTFTKDADQECQQLVATVLGHQPDEHQRDSEERTSQKCETCGRDFRPTTDLAPHQEMSVQEKPNRCQECQKKLSDCLQGKQPSYCHGEKPYECEECGKVFRLCSQLNQHQRIHTGEKPFKCVECGKAFRLSSKLIQHQRIHTGEKPYRCEECGKAFGQSSSLIHHQRIHTGERPYGCQECGKAFSQQSQLVRHQRTHTGERPYPCHECGRAFSQSSTLAQHQRMHTGEKSQIPRSSESPSPVAHQRSHAVEKPFKCEECGKAFRWISRLSQHQLIHTGEKPYKCNKCTKAFGCSSRLIRHQRTHTGEKPFKCDECGKGFVQGSHLIQHQRIHTGEKPYVCNDCGKAFSQSSSLIYHQRIHKGEKPYECLQCGKAFSMSTQLTIHQRVHTGERPYKCNECGKAFSQNSTLFQHQIIHAGVKPYECNECGKAFSRSSYLIEHQRIHTRAQWYYEFGNTMEGSTFVSHKKVNTVKKLHQCDDCEKIFRWRSHLIIHQRIHTGEKPYKCNDCGKAFNRSSRLTQHQKIHVG, encoded by the exons ATGTCCAGTCACTCCTACGTACATCGGATCATTCAACCCCATTCCAGTCTACATCAG GTGTGTGAGCCAGGACGAGCGGATGCCCACCCACCCAGCCTCATG GAGGCGGTTACATTTGGTGATGTGGCTGTGCACTTTTCTCGGGAGGAGTGGCAGTGTTTGGACTCTGGCCAGAGAGCCCTGTACAGGGAGGTGATGCTGGAGAACCACAGCAGTGTGGCTGGACTAG CAGGCTTCCTAGTCTTCAAACCTGAACTGATATCTCGGCTGGAGCAGGGACAAGAGCCATGGGTCCTCGACCTGCAGGGAGCAGAGAGAACAGAAACACCATGGACCTCCCAGACAG ATTCTACCATTAGGAGTGACCATGAGCAGGCCTGTGAGGGCACAGACATTCTCAAACTGCAGGGTCCTGGCTGTGGAGACATGTCTGATTCTGAGGTCTGGCCAGAAAGTTGTCCACACAGCCCTGGGCTGAGAGTGAGGGGCTCCCTCTTCCAGAAGCACTGTTTGAATGAGAGGACTATGGCTCCTAAGACCTTTACTAAGGATGCTGACCAGGAATGCCAGCAGCTGGTTGCCACTGTCCTGGGTCATCAGCCTGATGAACATCAGAGAGACAGTGAGGAAAGGACATCACAGAAATGTGAGACATGTGGCAGAGATTTCAGACCCACTACCGATCTGGCTCCACACCAGGAAATGAGTGTGCAAGAGAAACCTAATAGATGTCAAGAATGCCAAAAGAAATTATCTGACTGCTTGCAGGGGAAACAGCCAAGTTACTGCCATGGGGAGAAGCCATATGAGTGTGAGGAGTGTGGGAAAGTCTTCAGGCTGTGCTCACAGCTCAATCAACATCAGAgaatccacactggagagaaaccattTAAGTGTGTCGAGTGTGGAAAAGCCTTCCGCCTAAGCTCAAAACTTATTCAGCATCAAAGAATTCATACTGGTGAGAAGCCCTACAGGTGTgaggaatgtgggaaagcctttggtCAGAGCTCAAGCCTCATCCATCATCAAAGAATTCACACAGGAGAGAGGCCTTATGGGTGTCaagagtgtgggaaagccttcagtcaGCAATCACAGCTGGTCCGACACCAGAGAACTCACACCGGAGAGAGGCCCTACCCATGCCATGAGTGTGGCAGAGCCTTCAGTCAGAGCTCAACTCTAGCCCAGCACCAGAGAATGCACACTGGGGAAAAATCTCAAATTCCAAGATCTTCAGAGAGTCCAAGCCCTGTGGCACATCAGAGAAGTCATGCTGTGGAAAAGCCGTTCAAGTGTGAGGAGTGTGGGAAAGCTTTTAGGTGGATCTCTCGCCTGAGTCAGCACCAGTtgattcacactggagagaaaccttataaATGTAACAAGTGCACAAAAGCCTTTGGTTGTAGCTCACGGCTGATTCGCCATcagagaactcacactggagaaaaaccttttaaatgtGATGAGTGTGGGAAAGGTTTTGTCCAGGGTTCACACCTTATTCAGCATCAGCgaatccacactggagagaagccttaTGTGTGCAATGACTGCGGGAAAGCCTTCAGCCAGAGCTCCAGCCTCATTTACCATCAGAGGATCCATAAGGGAGAGAAGCCGTATGAATGCCTtcagtgtggaaaagccttcagtATGAGCACACAGCTCACCATCCACCAGAGGGTTCACACTGGGGAAAGACCCTACAAGTGTAacgaatgtgggaaagccttcagtcaAAACTCAACCCTTTTCCAGCACCAGATAATTCATGCAGGAGTGAAGCCCTATGAGTGTAATGAATGTGGAAAGGCATTTAGCCGAAGTTCGTATCTTATTGAACACCAAAGAATACACACTAGAGCCCAGTGGTACTATGAATTTGGGAACACCATGGAAGGTTCTACCTTTGTGAGCCATAAAAAAGTCAACACTGTGAAGAAACTGCACCAGTGTGATGACTGTGAGAAAATCTTCAGGTGGCGTTCACACCTGATTATACATCAGCGAATTCACACCGGAGAGAAGCCTTACAAATGTAATGACTGTGGCAAAGCTTTTAATCGGAGCTCAAGGCTTACTCAGCATCAGAAGATTCACGTGGGATAA
- the Znf7 gene encoding zinc finger protein 7 isoform X2: MEAVTFGDVAVHFSREEWQCLDSGQRALYREVMLENHSSVAGLAGFLVFKPELISRLEQGQEPWVLDLQGAERTETPWTSQTDSTIRSDHEQACEGTDILKLQGPGCGDMSDSEVWPESCPHSPGLRVRGSLFQKHCLNERTMAPKTFTKDADQECQQLVATVLGHQPDEHQRDSEERTSQKCETCGRDFRPTTDLAPHQEMSVQEKPNRCQECQKKLSDCLQGKQPSYCHGEKPYECEECGKVFRLCSQLNQHQRIHTGEKPFKCVECGKAFRLSSKLIQHQRIHTGEKPYRCEECGKAFGQSSSLIHHQRIHTGERPYGCQECGKAFSQQSQLVRHQRTHTGERPYPCHECGRAFSQSSTLAQHQRMHTGEKSQIPRSSESPSPVAHQRSHAVEKPFKCEECGKAFRWISRLSQHQLIHTGEKPYKCNKCTKAFGCSSRLIRHQRTHTGEKPFKCDECGKGFVQGSHLIQHQRIHTGEKPYVCNDCGKAFSQSSSLIYHQRIHKGEKPYECLQCGKAFSMSTQLTIHQRVHTGERPYKCNECGKAFSQNSTLFQHQIIHAGVKPYECNECGKAFSRSSYLIEHQRIHTRAQWYYEFGNTMEGSTFVSHKKVNTVKKLHQCDDCEKIFRWRSHLIIHQRIHTGEKPYKCNDCGKAFNRSSRLTQHQKIHVG; this comes from the exons ATG GAGGCGGTTACATTTGGTGATGTGGCTGTGCACTTTTCTCGGGAGGAGTGGCAGTGTTTGGACTCTGGCCAGAGAGCCCTGTACAGGGAGGTGATGCTGGAGAACCACAGCAGTGTGGCTGGACTAG CAGGCTTCCTAGTCTTCAAACCTGAACTGATATCTCGGCTGGAGCAGGGACAAGAGCCATGGGTCCTCGACCTGCAGGGAGCAGAGAGAACAGAAACACCATGGACCTCCCAGACAG ATTCTACCATTAGGAGTGACCATGAGCAGGCCTGTGAGGGCACAGACATTCTCAAACTGCAGGGTCCTGGCTGTGGAGACATGTCTGATTCTGAGGTCTGGCCAGAAAGTTGTCCACACAGCCCTGGGCTGAGAGTGAGGGGCTCCCTCTTCCAGAAGCACTGTTTGAATGAGAGGACTATGGCTCCTAAGACCTTTACTAAGGATGCTGACCAGGAATGCCAGCAGCTGGTTGCCACTGTCCTGGGTCATCAGCCTGATGAACATCAGAGAGACAGTGAGGAAAGGACATCACAGAAATGTGAGACATGTGGCAGAGATTTCAGACCCACTACCGATCTGGCTCCACACCAGGAAATGAGTGTGCAAGAGAAACCTAATAGATGTCAAGAATGCCAAAAGAAATTATCTGACTGCTTGCAGGGGAAACAGCCAAGTTACTGCCATGGGGAGAAGCCATATGAGTGTGAGGAGTGTGGGAAAGTCTTCAGGCTGTGCTCACAGCTCAATCAACATCAGAgaatccacactggagagaaaccattTAAGTGTGTCGAGTGTGGAAAAGCCTTCCGCCTAAGCTCAAAACTTATTCAGCATCAAAGAATTCATACTGGTGAGAAGCCCTACAGGTGTgaggaatgtgggaaagcctttggtCAGAGCTCAAGCCTCATCCATCATCAAAGAATTCACACAGGAGAGAGGCCTTATGGGTGTCaagagtgtgggaaagccttcagtcaGCAATCACAGCTGGTCCGACACCAGAGAACTCACACCGGAGAGAGGCCCTACCCATGCCATGAGTGTGGCAGAGCCTTCAGTCAGAGCTCAACTCTAGCCCAGCACCAGAGAATGCACACTGGGGAAAAATCTCAAATTCCAAGATCTTCAGAGAGTCCAAGCCCTGTGGCACATCAGAGAAGTCATGCTGTGGAAAAGCCGTTCAAGTGTGAGGAGTGTGGGAAAGCTTTTAGGTGGATCTCTCGCCTGAGTCAGCACCAGTtgattcacactggagagaaaccttataaATGTAACAAGTGCACAAAAGCCTTTGGTTGTAGCTCACGGCTGATTCGCCATcagagaactcacactggagaaaaaccttttaaatgtGATGAGTGTGGGAAAGGTTTTGTCCAGGGTTCACACCTTATTCAGCATCAGCgaatccacactggagagaagccttaTGTGTGCAATGACTGCGGGAAAGCCTTCAGCCAGAGCTCCAGCCTCATTTACCATCAGAGGATCCATAAGGGAGAGAAGCCGTATGAATGCCTtcagtgtggaaaagccttcagtATGAGCACACAGCTCACCATCCACCAGAGGGTTCACACTGGGGAAAGACCCTACAAGTGTAacgaatgtgggaaagccttcagtcaAAACTCAACCCTTTTCCAGCACCAGATAATTCATGCAGGAGTGAAGCCCTATGAGTGTAATGAATGTGGAAAGGCATTTAGCCGAAGTTCGTATCTTATTGAACACCAAAGAATACACACTAGAGCCCAGTGGTACTATGAATTTGGGAACACCATGGAAGGTTCTACCTTTGTGAGCCATAAAAAAGTCAACACTGTGAAGAAACTGCACCAGTGTGATGACTGTGAGAAAATCTTCAGGTGGCGTTCACACCTGATTATACATCAGCGAATTCACACCGGAGAGAAGCCTTACAAATGTAATGACTGTGGCAAAGCTTTTAATCGGAGCTCAAGGCTTACTCAGCATCAGAAGATTCACGTGGGATAA
- the Znf7 gene encoding zinc finger protein 7 isoform X3: MSDSEVWPESCPHSPGLRVRGSLFQKHCLNERTMAPKTFTKDADQECQQLVATVLGHQPDEHQRDSEERTSQKCETCGRDFRPTTDLAPHQEMSVQEKPNRCQECQKKLSDCLQGKQPSYCHGEKPYECEECGKVFRLCSQLNQHQRIHTGEKPFKCVECGKAFRLSSKLIQHQRIHTGEKPYRCEECGKAFGQSSSLIHHQRIHTGERPYGCQECGKAFSQQSQLVRHQRTHTGERPYPCHECGRAFSQSSTLAQHQRMHTGEKSQIPRSSESPSPVAHQRSHAVEKPFKCEECGKAFRWISRLSQHQLIHTGEKPYKCNKCTKAFGCSSRLIRHQRTHTGEKPFKCDECGKGFVQGSHLIQHQRIHTGEKPYVCNDCGKAFSQSSSLIYHQRIHKGEKPYECLQCGKAFSMSTQLTIHQRVHTGERPYKCNECGKAFSQNSTLFQHQIIHAGVKPYECNECGKAFSRSSYLIEHQRIHTRAQWYYEFGNTMEGSTFVSHKKVNTVKKLHQCDDCEKIFRWRSHLIIHQRIHTGEKPYKCNDCGKAFNRSSRLTQHQKIHVG, from the coding sequence ATGTCTGATTCTGAGGTCTGGCCAGAAAGTTGTCCACACAGCCCTGGGCTGAGAGTGAGGGGCTCCCTCTTCCAGAAGCACTGTTTGAATGAGAGGACTATGGCTCCTAAGACCTTTACTAAGGATGCTGACCAGGAATGCCAGCAGCTGGTTGCCACTGTCCTGGGTCATCAGCCTGATGAACATCAGAGAGACAGTGAGGAAAGGACATCACAGAAATGTGAGACATGTGGCAGAGATTTCAGACCCACTACCGATCTGGCTCCACACCAGGAAATGAGTGTGCAAGAGAAACCTAATAGATGTCAAGAATGCCAAAAGAAATTATCTGACTGCTTGCAGGGGAAACAGCCAAGTTACTGCCATGGGGAGAAGCCATATGAGTGTGAGGAGTGTGGGAAAGTCTTCAGGCTGTGCTCACAGCTCAATCAACATCAGAgaatccacactggagagaaaccattTAAGTGTGTCGAGTGTGGAAAAGCCTTCCGCCTAAGCTCAAAACTTATTCAGCATCAAAGAATTCATACTGGTGAGAAGCCCTACAGGTGTgaggaatgtgggaaagcctttggtCAGAGCTCAAGCCTCATCCATCATCAAAGAATTCACACAGGAGAGAGGCCTTATGGGTGTCaagagtgtgggaaagccttcagtcaGCAATCACAGCTGGTCCGACACCAGAGAACTCACACCGGAGAGAGGCCCTACCCATGCCATGAGTGTGGCAGAGCCTTCAGTCAGAGCTCAACTCTAGCCCAGCACCAGAGAATGCACACTGGGGAAAAATCTCAAATTCCAAGATCTTCAGAGAGTCCAAGCCCTGTGGCACATCAGAGAAGTCATGCTGTGGAAAAGCCGTTCAAGTGTGAGGAGTGTGGGAAAGCTTTTAGGTGGATCTCTCGCCTGAGTCAGCACCAGTtgattcacactggagagaaaccttataaATGTAACAAGTGCACAAAAGCCTTTGGTTGTAGCTCACGGCTGATTCGCCATcagagaactcacactggagaaaaaccttttaaatgtGATGAGTGTGGGAAAGGTTTTGTCCAGGGTTCACACCTTATTCAGCATCAGCgaatccacactggagagaagccttaTGTGTGCAATGACTGCGGGAAAGCCTTCAGCCAGAGCTCCAGCCTCATTTACCATCAGAGGATCCATAAGGGAGAGAAGCCGTATGAATGCCTtcagtgtggaaaagccttcagtATGAGCACACAGCTCACCATCCACCAGAGGGTTCACACTGGGGAAAGACCCTACAAGTGTAacgaatgtgggaaagccttcagtcaAAACTCAACCCTTTTCCAGCACCAGATAATTCATGCAGGAGTGAAGCCCTATGAGTGTAATGAATGTGGAAAGGCATTTAGCCGAAGTTCGTATCTTATTGAACACCAAAGAATACACACTAGAGCCCAGTGGTACTATGAATTTGGGAACACCATGGAAGGTTCTACCTTTGTGAGCCATAAAAAAGTCAACACTGTGAAGAAACTGCACCAGTGTGATGACTGTGAGAAAATCTTCAGGTGGCGTTCACACCTGATTATACATCAGCGAATTCACACCGGAGAGAAGCCTTACAAATGTAATGACTGTGGCAAAGCTTTTAATCGGAGCTCAAGGCTTACTCAGCATCAGAAGATTCACGTGGGATAA